The Cyclopterus lumpus isolate fCycLum1 chromosome 12, fCycLum1.pri, whole genome shotgun sequence genome window below encodes:
- the lin54 gene encoding protein lin-54 homolog, whose protein sequence is MDVVSPELTSLLPDEIMDTEAIEDIPQSQPDGSAVQSQPSDDAPVPMETDTPVASEHLSLCSNATSAEHAKALAAVTALGIGSGSPLPISISSTLPSLLTLKPAMAASIATTKTTDSLTGTSFSTGGLQRLTAPFTISAANHQIILNKVASSQATEAAKSAGISPQIIKQEGQKLLVTTIGKSGQPIVLQLPHTGGKPGLSQTFGDNKSQAPQFKVVTIGGRSELKPVVGGAGNQLTTLQAQQLKTVQIATKTPVSSAAPIKFIITKTVNSKGLCPQTSVSPVIAGRVLTQTSAGLPSRTITLSEPHNSNMQSISGKKIAISPLKTPSKVTVVSVASPTSNASHKSLTLPVNVALGQQILTVQQSTSASPVKLATGHPTTQNIKPMQSVTMGGVGGSQFKTIIPLASQPNVQQIQVPGSRFHYVRLVTATTASSSGHLSGPSTSSIQTAKPMVVSTGAVRMSVPIVPAQTIKQMAPKPLTSATVVTTTPTQQRLIMPATPLPQIQPNFTNLPPGTVLAPAPGGGNVGYAVVPAQYVTQLQQTPFVTLASSSGFPASAGIQTQARLPLNGLSTSETTSRPRKPCNCTKSQCLKLYCDCFANGEFCNNCNCNNCFNNLEHETERLKAIKTCLDRNPEAFKPKIGKGKEGESDRRHSKGCNCKRSGCLKNYCECYEAKIMCSSICKCIGCKNFEESPERKTLMHLADAAEVRVLQQTAAKTKLSSQISDLLMRTTPVISSGGGRLPYTFVTKEVLEATCECLMEQAKKAEQAHQPQVEAERMILEEFGHCLMRIISSAGKAKADCASINC, encoded by the exons ATGGACGTGGTGTCGCCAGAGCTCACCAGCCTCCTTCCTGATGAGATCATGGACACTGAGGCCATAGAGGACATCCCTCAATCCCAACCAGACGGCAGCGCGGTCCAGTCGCAGCCCAGCGACGACGCACCGGTTCCGATGGAAACGGATACGCCCGTGGCTTCAGAACATTTGAGCCTCTGTTCAAATGCCACTTCGGCGGAACACGCCAAGGCTCTCGCCGCCGTCACGGCACTCGGCATCGGCTCCGGAAGTCCGCTTCCCATCTCAATTTCCAGCACTTTGCCATCCCTTCTCACCCTCAAACCAGCCATGGCTGCTTCCATAGCCACGACCAAAACGACGGATAGTTTGACCGGGACTAGTTTCTCTACGGGTGGGCTGCAGAGGCTCACGGCTCCGTTTACTATCTCTGCCGCGAACCACCAGATCATACTCAACAAGGTGGCCTCATCTCAAGCCACAGAAGCGGCAAAGTCCGCAGGTATCTCGCCCCAGATCATCAAGCAGGAGGGACAAAAACTTTTGGTTACAACCATAGGAAAGTCGGGGCAACCGATCGTGTTGCAGTTGCCGCACACGGGCGGCAAGCCGGGCCTTTCACAGACTTTCGGAGACAACAAATCTCAAGCGCCGCAGTTTAAAGTGGTGACGATCGGCGGGAGGTCGGAGCTGAAGCCGGTGGTGGGGGGTGCTGGGAACCAGTTGACAACATTACAGGCCCAGCAGCTGAAGACCGTACAG ATTGCTACGAAAACACCGGTATCCTCAGCCGCACCAATCAAGTTCATCATCACAAAAACTGTTAACAGCAAAGGTCTATGTCCTCAGACGTCGGTGTCTCCTGTCATTGCGG GTCGGGTCCTGACACAGACTTCCGCGGGGCTTCCCTCGAGGACCATCACTCTGTCTGAGCCCCACAACTCTAACATGCAAAGTATCTCCGGCAAAAAGATCGCCATTTCACCCCTTAAGACTCCCAGTAAG GTGACGGTGGTATCCGTGGCTTCCCCGACCTCCAACGCCTCTCACAAGTCGCTGACGCTGCCGGTCAACGTAGCGCTTGGCCAGCAGATCCTCACAGTCCAGCAGTCCACATCTGCATCTCCAGTCAAGCTGGCCACCGGCCACCCCACGACGCAG AACATTAAACCGATGCAGTCTGTGACCATGGGGGGAGTCGGCGGCTCCCAGTTCAAGACCATCATCCCGCTGGCCAGCCAGCCCAACGTGCAGCAGATTCAGGTCCCGGGCAGCAGGTTCCACTACGTCCGCCTCGTCACGGCAACAACGGCGAGCAGCTCGGGGCACCTCAGCGGTCCCAGCACCAGCTCCATACAGACAG CGAAACCCATGGTGGTCAGCACCGGAGCGGTCAGGATGTCCGTGCCCATCGTCCCAGCACAGACCATCAAACAG ATGGCGCCGAAGCCCTTGACGTCGGCCACGGTGGTAACCACCACTCCGACGCAGCAACGCCTCATCATGCCCGCCACGCCGCTGCCGCAGATCCAGCCCAACTTCACCAACCTCCCACCTGGCACCGTTCTGGCTCCGGCTCCAGGAGGAGGCAACGTGGGCTACGCGGTCGTGCCGGCTCAATACGTCACACAG ctccagcagACGCCGTTCGTGACCCTCGCCAGCAGCTCTGGCTTCCCCGCGTCCGCTGGCATCCAGACTCAGGCCAGACTGCCACTCAATGG ATTGTCAACATCAGAAACAACCTCAAGACCGAGGAAACCGTGCAACTGCACCAAGTCCCAGTGTCTCAAACT ATACTGCGACTGCTTTGCAAACGGAGAGTTCTGCAATAACTGCAACTGCAATAACTGCTTCAATAACCTGGAACACGAAACGGAGCGTCTCAAAGCTATCAAG acgtGTCTGGACCGAAACCCAGAGGCCTTCAAACCCAAAATCGGTAAAGGCAAAGAGGGAGAGTCGGACCGCCGACACAGCAAAGGCTGCAACTGCAAACGGTCGGGCTGCCTGAAGAACTACTGCGAGTGTTACGAG GCGAAGATCATGTGCTCGTCCATCTGCAAGTGCATCGGCTGCAAGAACTTTGAGGAGAGCCCGGAGAGGAAGACACTGATGCACTTGGCCGACGCGGCGGAGGTGAGGGTGCTGCAGCAGACCGCCGCCAAGACCAAGCTGTCGTCGCAGATCTCGGACCTGCTCATGAGGACGACGCCGGTTATTTCCAGCGGAGGCGGGAG GTTGCCGTACACGTTCGTGACCAAGGAGGTGCTGGAGGCGACGTGCGAGTGCCTGATGGAGCAGGCCAAAAAGGCCGAACAGGCCCACCAGCCTCAGGTGGAGGCGGAGAGGATGATCCTGGAGGAGTTCGGACACTGCCTCATGAGGATAATCAGCTCCGCGGGGAAAGCCAAAGCCGACTGCGCCTCCATCAACTGCTAG
- the cops4 gene encoding COP9 signalosome complex subunit 4 has translation MATDVRQELAQLMNSTGSHKDLAAKYRQILEKAIQFTDAEQLESLKAFVEAMVNENVSLVISRQLLTDFCTHLPNLPDATAKAVYHFTLEKIQPRVISFEEQVASIRQHLATIYEKEGDWRNAAQVLVGIPLETGQKQYNVDYKLDTYLKIARLYLEDDDPVQAEAYINRASLLQNESSNEQLQIHYKVCYARVLDFRRKFIEAAQRYNELSYKSIVHETERLEALKHALNCTILASAGQQRSRMLATLFKDERCQQLAAYGILEKMYLDRIIRGNQLQEFAAMLMPHQKATTGDGSSILDRAVIEHNLLSASKLYNNITFEELGALLEIPPAKAEKIASQMITEGRMNGFIDQIDSIVHFETREALPTWDKQIQSLCFQVNNLLEKIRSAAPEWAAQAMESQMTQ, from the exons ATGGCGACCGATGTGAGGCAGGAGCTCGCACAGCTAATGAATTCAACTGGATCTCACAAAGATCTCGCTGCCAA ATATCGACAAATTTTGGAGAAGGCCATTCAGTTTACAGATGCAGAGCAGCTGGAATCCTTGAAGGCATTTGTTGAAGCAA TGGTCAACGAAAATGTCAGTCTTGTCATCTCGAGACAGCTGCTCACTGATTTTTGCACACATCTGCCCAACCTGCCCGACGCCACAGCTAAAGCCGTGTATCACTTCACCTTGGAAAAGATCCAGCCCAGGGTCATCTCCtttgaggaacag GTAGCCTCAATCAGACAGCACTTAGCAACCATTTATGAAAAGGAGGGAGACTGGAGGAATGCTGCTCAGGTTTTAGTTGGTATTCCCCTGGAAACAGGACAGAA GCAATACAATGTTGACTATAAGTTGGATACATACCTGAAAATTGCCCGTCTCTACTTAGAGGATGATGACCCAGTGCAGGCGGAGGCTTATATCAACAGAGCCTCATTGCTTCAGAATGAGTCCTCTAATGAACAGCTGCAGATACACTATAAG GTGTGCTATGCCAGAGTCCTAGACTTCAGGAGGAAGTTCATCGAGGCTGCACAAAGATACAACGAGCTGTCTTATAAGTCGATTGTCCATGAGACTGAACGTCTGGAAGCACTGAAACATGCCCTAAACTGCACCATACTGGCTTCTGCAG GCCAGCAGCGTTCCCGTATGTTGGCCACTCTCTTTAAGGATGAGCGCTGTCAGCAGCTGGCCGCCTATGGTATTTTGGAGAAGATGTACCTGGACCGTATTATCAgaggaaaccagctgcaggagtTTGCTGCCATGCTGATGCCTCACCAGAAAGCCACCACAGGGGATG GCTCCAGCATCCTGGATCGAGCCGTGATCGAGCACAACCTGCTGTCCGCTAGCAAACTCTACAACAACATCACGTTTGAAGAACTAGGAGCACTTTTAGAAATCCCCCCAGCAAAG GCCGAGAAAATAGCTTCCCAGATGATCACCGAGGGACGCATGAACGGCTTCATCGACCAGATCGACAGCATCGTACACTTTGAGA CCCGTGAAGCCCTTCCGACCTGGGACAAACAGATCCAGTCTCTGTGTTTCCAGGTCAACAACCTCCTAGAAAAGATCCGTTCGGCTGCTCCGGAGTGGGCGGCCCAGGCCATGGAGAGCCAGATGACCCAGTAA
- the LOC117740772 gene encoding placenta-specific gene 8 protein-like: protein MAVTNQPRSYSPSEFQTGLCDFCDDCGTCCYGLFCYPCLGCSIASDMDECCLCGLSVPIRSVYRTKYNINGSLCNDFMAVMCCPVCTTCQLKRDIDRRKEQGIF, encoded by the exons ATGGCCGTGACCAACCAACCGAGAAGCTACTCGCCATCCGAATTCCAGACCGGCCTGTGCGACTTCTGCGACGACTGTGGAACCT gttgctACGGCCTGTTCTGCTACCCATGTCTCGGCTGCTCCATCGCCAGCGACATGGACGAGTGCTGCCTGTGCGGGCTGAGCGTGCCCATCCGCAGCGTCTACAGGACCAAGTACAACATCAAC GGGTCGCTGTGCAATGACTTCATGGCCGTCATGTGCTGCCCGGTCTGCACCACCTGCCAGCTGAAGAGAGATATCGACCGCAGGAAGGAGCAAGGCATCTTCTGA